One genomic segment of Candidatus Hydrogenedens sp. includes these proteins:
- a CDS encoding cation:proton antiporter, whose amino-acid sequence MEEIYLSTAIWLSLALISAIIAYHIKLSIALVEICVGVLAGFITTKYVNHGLLNSNTEWVKFLAGSGAIFLTFLAGAELEPTVIRQKLREVLLIGLIGFLSPFIGCSLIARCILGWELKASLLCGVALSTTSMAVVYAVMIETGLNRTEFGKGILGACFINDIGTVLALGILFAPFTYKTIIFISTLIIFLLIFPYITNHLTEVYGNRTAAIRTKWISFTLFALGALALWSGNEAVLPAYIAGMVLAEFSQKNHLWLRRLRTLTVGFLTPFYFLRAGTLVSIPALISAPLIVFALLGAKIATKIVGLYPFISIFRKEKNEKRYYTLMMSTGLTFGTISALFGYSNGIIDVNQYSYIVICVIGSAVIPTLIASYFFTPKHLLPKKQYITDATQELMEE is encoded by the coding sequence ATGGAAGAAATTTATCTATCTACTGCAATCTGGTTGTCACTTGCATTAATTTCAGCTATTATCGCCTACCATATAAAACTATCCATTGCACTTGTTGAGATTTGTGTTGGAGTACTTGCTGGGTTTATTACCACAAAATATGTAAACCACGGCTTGTTAAATAGCAACACAGAATGGGTAAAATTTTTAGCGGGTAGTGGAGCCATTTTTTTAACTTTTCTGGCAGGAGCCGAACTCGAGCCTACTGTAATTAGACAAAAATTAAGAGAGGTGCTTCTAATTGGCTTGATAGGATTCTTATCTCCCTTTATTGGATGTTCGCTGATTGCCCGATGTATTTTAGGCTGGGAGTTAAAAGCAAGTCTTTTATGTGGTGTTGCTTTGTCCACTACATCTATGGCTGTCGTTTATGCAGTAATGATAGAAACAGGCTTGAATCGGACAGAATTTGGAAAAGGAATTCTTGGGGCATGTTTTATAAATGATATTGGGACAGTGCTTGCCCTCGGAATTCTATTTGCGCCCTTTACATATAAGACTATTATTTTTATCTCGACATTGATTATATTTCTTCTCATCTTTCCATATATTACCAATCACCTAACGGAGGTTTATGGAAATCGAACTGCTGCTATACGGACTAAGTGGATCTCCTTTACACTATTTGCTTTAGGGGCGTTAGCTTTATGGTCAGGCAACGAAGCTGTCTTGCCTGCCTATATTGCTGGAATGGTACTTGCTGAATTCAGTCAGAAGAATCATCTATGGTTGAGAAGACTTAGAACGTTAACTGTTGGATTCTTAACCCCATTTTATTTCTTACGCGCTGGAACACTTGTCTCAATCCCAGCACTTATCTCTGCACCTTTAATTGTCTTTGCATTATTAGGTGCAAAAATAGCCACGAAAATTGTTGGACTTTATCCTTTCATTTCTATATTTCGGAAAGAAAAAAATGAGAAACGTTATTATACCCTCATGATGTCCACTGGACTGACATTCGGAACTATTTCTGCTTTATTTGGATATTCTAACGGTATCATTGATGTTAATCAATATTCTTACATCGTTATTTGCGTCATTGGTAGTGCTGTTATTCCTACCCTTATTGCTTCCTACTTTTTTACTCCAAAACACTTACTCCCCAAGAAACAATATATTACTGACGCAACTCAGGAACTTATGGAAGAATAA
- the rpsU gene encoding 30S ribosomal protein S21, giving the protein MTKVRVKPEESFDKAMRRFKKKCNKDGLMQRLRELRHYEKPSERRRRRLIKAVSRAIMESENIH; this is encoded by the coding sequence TTGACTAAAGTCCGAGTGAAGCCTGAGGAGTCGTTTGATAAAGCAATGCGTCGCTTTAAGAAGAAGTGCAATAAAGACGGCTTAATGCAGAGACTTCGTGAATTACGACATTACGAGAAGCCTTCGGAACGGAGACGGAGGAGATTAATCAAGGCAGTGTCACGTGCTATCATGGAGTCTGAGAATATCCATTAG